A single window of Selenomonas sputigena DNA harbors:
- the rpsI gene encoding 30S ribosomal protein S9: MALVSYYGTGRRKTSVARVRLVPGDGKVTINGRDMEEYFGLKTLELIVRQPLNLTDTVDKYDVIANVKGGGASGQAGAIRHGITRALMELDGELRPALKKAGFVTRDPREKERRKYGLKKARKASQFSKR; the protein is encoded by the coding sequence ATGGCATTAGTCAGCTATTACGGCACGGGTCGCAGGAAGACCTCGGTCGCTCGCGTTCGCTTGGTTCCCGGTGACGGCAAGGTCACGATCAACGGTCGCGATATGGAAGAGTATTTCGGTCTCAAGACGCTTGAGCTCATCGTTCGTCAGCCATTGAACCTCACCGATACGGTGGACAAGTACGATGTCATTGCTAACGTCAAGGGTGGTGGCGCCTCGGGCCAGGCAGGTGCGATTCGTCACGGCATCACGCGCGCCCTGATGGAGCTCGATGGAGAGCTTCGCCCGGCGCTGAAAAAGGCTGGATTCGTCACGCGCGATCCGCGCGAGAAGGAGCGCCGCAAGTACGGTCTCAAAAAAGCTCGCAAGGCCTCTCAGTTCTCGAAGCGTTAA
- a CDS encoding DUF3440 domain-containing protein: MKKVYLKENVYEAAQARMRYIFDEFEKVLISFSGGKDSGVVLNMAIDMARERGRKIGVLFIDLEAFYEKTISYVEKMISENLDVIEPYWICLPMESPNSLSFLEPTWIWWQPEKEPIWVRPMPKNPWVINLNNQTFPWYRQNMPFEKFILHFAEWYAQGKKTAQLVGIRTDESLNRWRAVAADSSQKNIYKDKAWSVKMAEDVYSFYPVYDWSSEDDWIYYGKHNKPYNTLYDLFYRAGISIHKMRVDEPFGNEAKAGLSLFRVIEPETWARVVNRVSGANFGNIYSGKKIMTAAYTLPKGHTWKSFCKFLLTTLPEETADNYRRKFIKFIRYWRKTGCPVLADAIEEIERTAPGAYENTHKPSNRGKGDKDVIKARRVLDELPGLDSRQDLCTWKRMAMCIIKNDYVCKGLCFTITKDLTLRQKAIIEKYKNI; this comes from the coding sequence CAAAGATAGTGGTGTCGTCTTAAACATGGCCATAGATATGGCACGTGAGCGAGGACGGAAAATAGGAGTACTGTTCATCGATCTTGAAGCATTCTATGAAAAGACAATTTCCTATGTCGAGAAGATGATTTCCGAGAATCTCGATGTGATCGAACCATATTGGATATGTCTGCCAATGGAGAGTCCAAACAGTCTATCGTTTCTCGAACCAACATGGATATGGTGGCAGCCAGAGAAAGAGCCGATCTGGGTGCGCCCGATGCCGAAGAATCCGTGGGTCATAAATTTGAACAATCAAACATTCCCGTGGTATCGGCAGAATATGCCCTTTGAGAAGTTTATTCTCCATTTCGCTGAATGGTATGCTCAAGGGAAGAAAACCGCGCAGCTCGTAGGCATACGGACAGATGAAAGCCTCAACCGATGGCGGGCAGTGGCTGCTGACAGCAGCCAGAAGAATATTTACAAAGATAAAGCATGGTCGGTCAAAATGGCGGAGGATGTATATAGTTTCTACCCCGTATACGACTGGTCGTCGGAAGACGACTGGATCTATTACGGAAAACACAATAAGCCGTATAATACACTATATGACCTGTTCTATCGAGCGGGAATATCCATCCATAAAATGAGAGTGGACGAGCCGTTTGGGAATGAGGCAAAAGCGGGATTGAGCTTGTTCCGTGTGATTGAGCCGGAGACGTGGGCACGGGTTGTTAATCGCGTGTCTGGCGCGAATTTCGGCAATATATACAGCGGGAAAAAAATTATGACCGCCGCGTACACGCTGCCAAAAGGTCACACATGGAAAAGTTTCTGTAAATTCCTGTTGACAACCTTGCCGGAGGAGACGGCAGACAATTATCGGCGGAAATTCATAAAATTCATCCGGTACTGGAGAAAAACTGGATGCCCGGTGCTGGCAGATGCGATCGAGGAAATCGAGCGCACAGCTCCAGGAGCATACGAAAATACCCATAAACCAAGCAATAGGGGGAAAGGCGACAAGGACGTAATCAAGGCGCGGCGCGTACTGGATGAACTTCCGGGACTGGATAGTCGACAAGATTTATGCACTTGGAAGCGCATGGCCATGTGCATCATCAAGAACGATTACGTGTGCAAGGGACTGTGCTTTACGATTACAAAAGACCTGACCTTGCGACAAAAGGCAATCATTGAGAAATACAAGAACATTTAA
- a CDS encoding ribonuclease HII has protein sequence MDREEMTIRELECLYRAGKWTEELQRQCLSDSRTGVQRLVRRWERDAQERARVAALYHYEFLAREKGCLLVAGVDEAGRGPLAGPVVVAAVILPLGLFLPHLNDSKKLSPAVREELFSAIMESAVAVEIVSISEKIIDEKNIYQATKQGMYEAVSALRPQPQHVLLDAVPLKLSMTSSPIVHGDAKSASIAAASIAAKVTRDRLMLKYDEEYPQYGFKRHKGYGTAEHLAALRKYGPCPIHRRSFEPVLSMAVNP, from the coding sequence ATGGATAGGGAAGAAATGACGATAAGAGAACTGGAGTGCCTTTATCGCGCAGGGAAGTGGACTGAGGAGCTGCAGCGGCAGTGCCTGTCTGATTCCCGCACAGGTGTGCAGCGATTGGTGCGTCGATGGGAGCGAGATGCGCAGGAGCGCGCCCGCGTCGCAGCACTGTACCATTACGAATTTTTGGCACGTGAGAAGGGCTGTCTGCTTGTGGCAGGCGTCGATGAAGCCGGTCGTGGCCCTTTGGCGGGACCAGTTGTAGTCGCCGCAGTCATCTTGCCGCTGGGTCTTTTTCTGCCACATTTGAATGATTCGAAGAAATTATCTCCAGCCGTGCGCGAGGAACTTTTTTCTGCCATTATGGAAAGCGCTGTCGCTGTGGAAATCGTGAGCATTTCAGAGAAAATCATCGACGAAAAGAATATCTATCAAGCGACGAAGCAGGGGATGTACGAAGCTGTTTCCGCCTTGCGGCCGCAGCCGCAGCATGTCTTGCTCGATGCCGTGCCGTTGAAGCTTTCTATGACGTCTTCTCCCATTGTCCACGGGGATGCAAAGTCGGCGTCGATTGCGGCGGCATCGATCGCGGCCAAAGTTACGAGGGATCGCCTGATGCTGAAATATGACGAGGAATATCCGCAGTATGGTTTCAAAAGGCACAAGGGCTATGGGACGGCGGAGCATTTGGCGGCTTTACGGAAGTATGGGCCTTGTCCCATTCATCGAAGATCCTTCGAGCCGGTTCTTTCGATGGCGGTGAACCCTTGA
- a CDS encoding nitrogenase component 1, whose translation MRMQPIVAEEIKDFDTSLDRLWARRDLVVVAAGALICFRSIYRRALQIGALERFRYVAVRAEDYVLGTAEDAIRDAVSDAAHLPGTRAVVIYLSCLDILTRPDFADIERTLSAETGCVVRCFFRGPLAKSDGIRHETVEELIASLPPEDGVITATAQLPPPMSDAAGVSDFLQEDGAAHVLVTPSGCRNALVRMDLMSGRSNVYALIPQAEDYIFGMEETAAAETSALAATGAYHTVHLLSSPVPSFMAMEAAPVLQAAEEHGCRACALPTDGFHDAVYGTAEATLRLVQEASDGWLEGGRTVFILGYSPLLFGDIAQLNIPIDFLAAYGCDVRIAGRDALTECPALVWLISAAGTSAAEWLHKEYGVPVVRSLPLGNAGWARWRAEIAATLDFPPEDAVVEQTVEDVHTDKILIIVDPIAAAAIVHLLRAYGFCNIYSAAYTWGEETAVLYRQIAEADVLVFRTAADLQSAWNAADVVIADPALLPAMGEKCLVPLPSGLLSGRDAAGEGSGVLGAEFAAVLDAFLRG comes from the coding sequence ATGCGGATGCAGCCAATCGTCGCTGAGGAAATTAAAGACTTTGATACGAGCCTCGACCGACTGTGGGCACGACGCGATCTTGTTGTCGTTGCGGCAGGGGCACTCATCTGTTTTCGCTCCATCTACCGGCGCGCACTGCAGATCGGCGCACTTGAGAGGTTCCGCTATGTTGCTGTGCGAGCAGAGGATTATGTGTTGGGAACGGCGGAGGACGCGATCCGGGATGCAGTGTCGGATGCTGCACACCTTCCTGGCACACGTGCGGTCGTGATCTATCTCTCTTGCCTCGACATCCTCACGCGCCCAGATTTTGCAGACATCGAGCGCACACTCTCTGCGGAGACGGGCTGCGTCGTGCGCTGTTTCTTCCGCGGGCCACTGGCAAAGTCGGACGGCATTCGGCACGAGACTGTGGAAGAGCTCATTGCCTCATTGCCGCCAGAAGACGGCGTGATCACTGCAACAGCCCAGCTGCCGCCGCCGATGAGCGATGCGGCAGGCGTGTCGGATTTCCTGCAGGAAGATGGCGCAGCGCATGTTCTTGTCACGCCGTCGGGCTGTCGCAATGCGCTCGTACGCATGGATCTCATGTCGGGACGCAGCAATGTCTATGCGCTCATCCCGCAGGCGGAGGACTATATCTTCGGCATGGAGGAGACCGCTGCCGCAGAAACCAGTGCGCTTGCAGCAACGGGCGCATACCATACGGTGCATCTTCTCAGTTCTCCAGTGCCCTCTTTTATGGCGATGGAAGCCGCGCCGGTTCTGCAGGCTGCGGAAGAGCATGGTTGCCGCGCATGTGCATTACCAACAGACGGTTTTCATGACGCCGTGTACGGCACTGCAGAGGCGACACTTCGTCTTGTGCAGGAAGCGTCCGACGGATGGCTGGAAGGGGGGCGGACAGTCTTTATCCTCGGGTACAGCCCGCTGCTGTTTGGCGATATAGCACAGCTGAATATCCCAATTGATTTTCTCGCTGCGTACGGCTGCGATGTGCGCATTGCAGGGCGCGATGCACTGACCGAATGCCCCGCGCTGGTCTGGCTGATATCTGCTGCCGGCACGTCTGCGGCGGAATGGCTGCACAAGGAATACGGTGTGCCTGTTGTACGCAGCCTGCCGCTCGGGAATGCAGGTTGGGCCAGATGGCGGGCTGAAATCGCTGCGACACTTGATTTTCCCCCAGAGGATGCCGTTGTGGAGCAGACAGTGGAAGATGTACATACAGATAAAATCCTCATCATCGTTGATCCGATTGCTGCCGCAGCCATTGTTCATCTGCTTCGTGCATACGGGTTTTGCAATATCTACAGCGCAGCCTATACGTGGGGCGAGGAAACTGCAGTACTGTATCGGCAGATAGCCGAGGCCGACGTACTCGTCTTTCGTACGGCTGCAGACCTGCAATCTGCATGGAATGCGGCAGATGTTGTCATTGCCGATCCTGCGTTGCTGCCTGCGATGGGGGAGAAGTGCCTCGTTCCGCTGCCGTCAGGCCTGCTCTCGGGCAGGGATGCCGCGGGAGAGGGGAGCGGCGTGCTTGGCGCGGAATTCGCTGCAGTACTGGACGCATTTTTGAGAGGTTGA
- the rplM gene encoding 50S ribosomal protein L13 produces the protein MKTTFMANAANIERKWYVVDAAGQTVGRLAAEVAKVLRGKNKPTFTPHVDTGDFVIVINAEKAVFTGKKLTDKMYFRHSGYPGGTTFTAAGKLMEKAPEKVIEKAVRGMLPKNRLGAQMYRKLNVYAGSEHPHAAQKPEVLALDIR, from the coding sequence ATGAAGACGACATTTATGGCGAATGCAGCGAATATCGAACGCAAGTGGTATGTTGTCGACGCTGCCGGCCAGACGGTAGGTCGCTTGGCGGCGGAAGTCGCCAAGGTGCTTCGCGGCAAGAACAAGCCGACCTTCACGCCGCATGTTGATACGGGTGATTTCGTCATTGTGATCAACGCGGAGAAGGCAGTCTTTACAGGCAAGAAACTCACGGATAAGATGTATTTCCGTCATTCCGGATATCCGGGTGGCACGACGTTCACAGCGGCAGGAAAGCTCATGGAGAAAGCTCCGGAGAAGGTCATTGAGAAAGCGGTGCGCGGCATGTTGCCGAAAAATCGCCTCGGTGCACAAATGTACCGCAAGCTCAATGTCTATGCTGGTTCGGAACACCCCCACGCAGCGCAGAAGCCCGAAGTGCTCGCGCTCGACATCCGTTGA
- a CDS encoding YlcI/YnfO family protein codes for MAWQDNAKRYINKYNSEKYDRIAIRVPQGLRDAIKDAANQAGLSMAAFITTAVEEKIKSLKKT; via the coding sequence ATGGCTTGGCAAGATAATGCAAAAAGATATATAAATAAATACAATAGTGAAAAATATGACCGTATTGCGATTCGCGTCCCTCAGGGTTTGAGGGACGCGATAAAAGACGCGGCCAATCAAGCAGGGCTTTCAATGGCTGCTTTTATCACAACGGCTGTGGAAGAAAAAATAAAATCTTTGAAAAAGACTTGA
- the ylqF gene encoding ribosome biogenesis GTPase YlqF gives MIKNDVARDIPIIQWYPGHMKKARELVEENLKLVDVVVELLDARIPAASANPMLREIVGDKPRVVALNKRDLADEKMTKCWLEYFRAQKLPAVALDSVTGKGMRELLVLIEKAAKHRTERLVSKGVAARKARVMILGIPNVGKSSLINRLAGAAKAKTADKPGVTRAKQWIRIGADVDLLDTPGILWPKFEDRAVGLKLAFTGAVNDEIYDLENVAHLLLAALRRDHPERLQERFKFKEALPETTEELMEAIGRKRGCLLKGGRIDFEKVQHILLTEFRMGKFGKISLDVPPTEPSEEVDGG, from the coding sequence ATGATAAAAAATGATGTAGCGAGAGATATACCCATCATCCAGTGGTATCCGGGCCACATGAAGAAAGCACGGGAACTGGTGGAGGAGAATTTGAAGCTTGTAGATGTCGTTGTCGAACTGCTTGACGCGCGGATTCCAGCGGCGAGCGCGAATCCCATGCTGCGGGAGATCGTCGGCGACAAGCCGCGCGTCGTGGCGCTCAACAAGAGGGATCTGGCGGACGAGAAGATGACGAAGTGTTGGCTGGAATATTTTCGTGCACAGAAGCTTCCGGCTGTCGCGCTCGATTCTGTGACGGGGAAGGGCATGCGGGAACTGTTGGTGCTCATTGAGAAGGCTGCGAAACATCGTACGGAAAGGTTGGTATCGAAAGGTGTTGCAGCACGCAAGGCGCGTGTGATGATCCTCGGCATACCGAACGTCGGAAAGTCGTCCCTGATCAACCGCTTGGCAGGCGCGGCGAAGGCGAAGACGGCGGACAAGCCAGGCGTCACGCGCGCGAAGCAGTGGATCCGCATCGGAGCGGACGTTGATCTCTTGGATACTCCGGGGATTCTTTGGCCGAAGTTTGAAGACCGCGCGGTTGGACTTAAGTTGGCGTTTACCGGCGCGGTCAACGATGAGATCTACGATTTGGAGAATGTGGCGCACTTGCTCCTTGCGGCTTTGCGGCGCGATCATCCGGAACGCTTGCAGGAGCGTTTCAAGTTCAAGGAGGCGCTTCCAGAGACTACGGAGGAACTGATGGAGGCGATTGGACGCAAGCGTGGCTGCCTTTTGAAGGGCGGACGCATCGATTTCGAGAAGGTGCAGCATATCCTTCTGACGGAATTCCGCATGGGGAAGTTTGGCAAGATCAGCTTGGACGTGCCCCCGACGGAACCATCGGAGGAAGTGGACGGCGGTTAA
- a CDS encoding YraN family protein, with product MITKRLGDRGEEAAALYLEKRGCRILERQFRMKTGEIDIIAEEDGTLLFIEVKTRHPTRFGTPAQAVGRTKQRRIFRTAFLYMQKHGFVERACRFDVIEILAMDESYAVRHYENAFEFDGI from the coding sequence GTGATAACGAAGAGACTTGGCGACCGAGGTGAGGAAGCGGCGGCGCTGTATCTGGAAAAGCGTGGCTGCCGCATATTAGAACGGCAATTTCGCATGAAGACGGGTGAGATCGACATCATTGCTGAGGAAGATGGGACATTGCTCTTCATCGAGGTCAAGACGCGCCATCCGACGCGCTTCGGCACGCCGGCTCAGGCCGTAGGACGCACGAAACAGCGGCGTATTTTTCGTACAGCCTTTTTGTATATGCAGAAGCATGGGTTTGTGGAAAGAGCCTGTCGATTTGATGTCATAGAAATCCTCGCGATGGACGAATCTTATGCGGTACGCCATTATGAGAACGCCTTTGAATTTGATGGTATTTAA
- a CDS encoding IbrB-like domain-containing protein — MEMAYQSPVYGVRAVPIEKIRANEYNPNSVAPPEMKLLYDSIKEDGYTMPIVCYMADDGMYEIVDGFHRYSIMLKHKDIYEREGGMLPVSVINKPIGERMASTIRHNRARGSHDLDLMSNIVRELVDMGKSNRWIMQHLGMDADEVIRLKQITGLAALFKDKNFSRAWEAK, encoded by the coding sequence ATGGAAATGGCATATCAGAGTCCAGTGTATGGCGTGAGAGCCGTACCGATCGAAAAAATACGAGCAAACGAGTACAACCCCAACAGCGTGGCGCCGCCGGAAATGAAGCTTTTGTATGACAGCATTAAGGAGGACGGATACACGATGCCGATTGTCTGCTATATGGCAGATGATGGCATGTATGAAATTGTCGATGGATTTCATAGATATTCCATTATGCTCAAGCATAAGGACATCTATGAGCGCGAGGGCGGGATGCTTCCTGTCTCAGTCATTAACAAGCCGATCGGTGAGCGGATGGCCAGCACGATACGCCACAATCGGGCGCGAGGATCGCATGACCTTGACCTGATGAGCAATATCGTGCGCGAACTCGTGGATATGGGTAAGAGCAACCGCTGGATCATGCAACACCTCGGCATGGATGCCGATGAGGTGATCCGTCTCAAGCAAATCACAGGGTTGGCAGCGCTGTTCAAGGACAAGAACTTTTCCCGCGCTTGGGAAGCAAAATAA
- a CDS encoding DUF4175 domain-containing protein, producing the protein MAMEANAANAAGSLQRIQRPQTTGSTDAVTRRGDGTSSSPFAKETNVSIRNSIADLSSVLGRISQGQEDSVEVLPDHLQKVIRNVMESAFSLSATLEEGLGSTTESQRFSLEQLGTLSRMLTQLGALAEKGVQVSDFSESMQTLLRNLKSLLTAQEGGNSLEPALLNKLSFQLLDAKALEDLPAALQQALTVLAQTQPQPQQGASETSSFDFLKSLVQYFMPRLGEESVSPIMQESGQTMPEGDADAETSANPPMRDMSEGGAKEVRQEAARQMSEAANEETNAAQKEGEAVLGKEAALRKAATQQPQRNDAIVQQNAEGMEPDLLPDAEDGASETTQQQKVSGQAETTEGKGQTKTPQEQSGAQQQKALGQGNAAEGKGQSSEQMLRGAQQEGKSTESAVSRQDEQSVNPQSTRQEGTKQNTAQEKSLLQGRNPAGPSTNSSSNTQGEAKASARQMPVMQNTPQLMQSLKETASFMLKNMPLTEKDAALLRDFINNGQKLLPDKEAKQLQLLLRLSQNNVPAAVNQAAVQKNLGDLPRLWAFMQLCDMTAVKDMKEQQLKRAGKDVAEFAASMKRSMEGGSLFQTDGKGNVHRSLNFMLPLYMGEGEKQSFPAYANVYNEEKYSPEDGSMHKETWLRLCVLTDHIGAVELTCQVYDAKSLNMRVLFSEASAVEEFKSYIPEFKESFRTMALELTDLKVSIAGSKE; encoded by the coding sequence ATGGCAATGGAAGCAAATGCCGCCAATGCTGCGGGGTCTTTGCAGCGAATACAGCGGCCTCAGACGACAGGATCGACAGATGCCGTAACGCGGCGAGGGGACGGCACTTCGTCCTCCCCTTTTGCAAAGGAGACGAATGTCTCTATACGAAATTCCATTGCGGATTTGTCATCCGTCCTCGGGAGGATTTCCCAAGGACAGGAGGATTCGGTGGAGGTTCTGCCCGATCACCTGCAGAAGGTGATTCGTAATGTCATGGAAAGCGCTTTTTCGTTAAGTGCGACCTTGGAAGAGGGATTGGGCAGTACGACGGAGAGCCAGCGTTTTTCCTTGGAGCAGTTGGGCACGCTTTCGCGCATGCTCACACAGCTGGGTGCACTCGCGGAAAAGGGCGTGCAGGTCAGCGATTTCAGTGAGAGCATGCAGACGTTGCTGCGAAATCTGAAATCGCTTCTGACGGCGCAGGAGGGTGGAAACTCCTTGGAGCCAGCCCTCTTGAATAAGCTGTCCTTCCAACTGCTTGACGCTAAGGCGCTGGAGGATTTGCCGGCAGCCTTGCAGCAGGCATTGACGGTTTTGGCACAGACGCAGCCGCAGCCGCAGCAGGGTGCGAGCGAGACAAGTTCTTTTGACTTTCTGAAGTCTCTTGTGCAATATTTCATGCCGCGGCTCGGAGAGGAGAGTGTGTCGCCGATCATGCAGGAGTCGGGGCAGACGATGCCCGAAGGCGACGCGGATGCTGAGACCAGTGCGAATCCACCGATGCGCGATATGAGTGAAGGCGGTGCGAAGGAAGTGCGGCAAGAGGCGGCAAGGCAGATGTCGGAAGCCGCCAATGAGGAGACGAACGCTGCGCAGAAGGAAGGTGAAGCGGTACTTGGGAAGGAGGCGGCGTTGAGAAAAGCGGCGACGCAACAGCCCCAACGGAATGACGCCATTGTGCAGCAGAATGCCGAGGGAATGGAACCTGACTTGTTGCCAGACGCTGAGGATGGCGCTTCGGAAACAACACAGCAGCAGAAGGTTTCAGGGCAGGCAGAGACTACCGAGGGCAAGGGGCAGACGAAGACTCCTCAGGAGCAAAGCGGAGCACAGCAGCAAAAAGCCCTCGGACAGGGAAATGCTGCCGAGGGCAAAGGACAGTCGAGTGAGCAAATGCTGCGTGGTGCGCAGCAAGAGGGAAAGTCGACGGAATCAGCGGTATCGCGTCAGGATGAACAAAGTGTGAATCCGCAGTCGACAAGACAGGAAGGCACCAAACAGAATACAGCGCAGGAAAAGTCTCTGCTGCAGGGGCGGAATCCTGCCGGTCCATCGACTAACTCATCGAGCAATACGCAGGGAGAGGCGAAAGCTTCTGCGCGTCAGATGCCCGTGATGCAGAATACGCCTCAGCTCATGCAGAGTCTGAAGGAGACGGCGTCATTCATGCTGAAGAATATGCCGCTTACAGAGAAAGATGCCGCCTTGCTGCGCGACTTTATCAACAACGGGCAAAAACTCTTGCCGGACAAGGAAGCGAAGCAGCTGCAGCTTCTCCTGCGCCTCAGTCAGAATAATGTTCCTGCTGCCGTCAATCAGGCTGCCGTGCAGAAGAATCTCGGCGATCTGCCGCGTCTCTGGGCATTTATGCAGCTCTGCGATATGACGGCGGTGAAGGACATGAAGGAGCAGCAGCTCAAGCGAGCGGGTAAGGATGTCGCGGAATTTGCCGCTTCGATGAAGCGTTCTATGGAAGGCGGCAGTCTTTTTCAGACGGATGGCAAGGGCAATGTGCATCGGTCACTGAATTTCATGTTGCCATTGTATATGGGGGAAGGCGAAAAACAGAGTTTCCCCGCGTATGCCAATGTCTATAACGAGGAGAAGTATTCGCCCGAGGATGGGAGCATGCACAAGGAAACGTGGCTCAGACTCTGCGTGCTTACAGACCATATTGGCGCCGTAGAGCTGACTTGCCAGGTGTACGACGCGAAGAGCCTCAACATGCGCGTGCTTTTCTCGGAGGCGTCCGCTGTGGAAGAGTTCAAGTCGTATATTCCTGAGTTCAAGGAATCATTTCGTACGATGGCATTGGAACTGACCGATCTCAAAGTCAGTATAGCGGGTAGTAAAGAATGA
- a CDS encoding EscU/YscU/HrcU family type III secretion system export apparatus switch protein produces MMDTNMENKDLPLEERDVANQRAVALRYEPERQQAPKVVAKGRGFVAENILAAAQKNAIPVYQNKSLVNMLMALELDREIPPELYRVVAEVLAYVYRIDKRHQKPELPR; encoded by the coding sequence ATGATGGACACGAATATGGAAAATAAAGATTTGCCGCTGGAAGAGCGAGACGTTGCCAATCAAAGAGCTGTGGCTTTGCGTTATGAGCCGGAAAGGCAGCAAGCTCCGAAAGTCGTGGCGAAAGGACGCGGTTTCGTCGCGGAAAACATCCTCGCAGCGGCACAGAAAAACGCGATTCCTGTCTACCAGAACAAATCGCTTGTCAACATGCTGATGGCCTTGGAACTCGACCGAGAGATTCCGCCGGAACTTTACCGTGTAGTTGCTGAGGTTCTCGCCTATGTCTATCGCATCGACAAACGCCATCAGAAGCCGGAGTTGCCGCGGTGA
- a CDS encoding LysR family transcriptional regulator, producing MELKIFTTFKTIVRTGSFTKAARLLSYTPSTITFHVAQLEKLVGVPLFEKNGRHMILTKAGEALVPYVDEVLAAVKKIKSFQYGITAYQGTLTVGAPESLLCFRLPPLLQRLHAHAPHVDLRLRSLTSRDVVAALSEGQIDVGLAYTIQEKDKESLAFWMLEENSVHFYTSVDTAVWCPNFREREMEINEMPLVIMPRPGEIRQMVDDYLRKQSISFTNMIELRSIQTIINLVENNMGVAPLPDYAARQSVALGRLAVAKSAPMAVTSYYGIHRNKWRSPAMNLFLEILEENGHPGREELLRCEEDADAANRR from the coding sequence ATGGAGCTAAAAATATTCACGACGTTCAAGACAATTGTGCGCACGGGTAGTTTTACAAAGGCGGCGCGCCTCCTTAGCTACACGCCATCGACAATTACATTCCACGTTGCGCAGCTGGAAAAGCTCGTGGGTGTACCGCTTTTTGAGAAAAATGGACGGCACATGATCCTAACAAAGGCGGGCGAGGCACTGGTTCCATATGTGGACGAGGTGCTTGCTGCAGTGAAGAAAATCAAAAGCTTTCAATATGGCATCACCGCCTATCAGGGGACACTCACGGTCGGCGCACCGGAGTCACTGCTCTGCTTCCGTCTGCCACCCCTGCTCCAACGTCTTCATGCACATGCACCGCACGTCGATCTGCGCCTGCGTTCACTCACGAGCCGCGATGTTGTTGCGGCACTCAGTGAAGGGCAGATCGATGTCGGTCTCGCGTACACGATTCAGGAAAAAGATAAGGAAAGTCTTGCATTCTGGATGCTTGAGGAAAATTCCGTGCATTTCTATACCTCGGTTGATACAGCTGTATGGTGCCCAAACTTTCGTGAGAGGGAAATGGAGATTAACGAGATGCCATTAGTTATAATGCCGCGACCAGGTGAGATTCGTCAGATGGTGGATGATTATCTGCGGAAACAGTCGATCTCATTTACGAATATGATTGAACTGCGGAGCATACAGACCATCATCAATCTGGTTGAGAACAACATGGGAGTTGCGCCACTGCCAGATTATGCGGCACGACAGAGTGTCGCTCTCGGTCGATTGGCTGTAGCAAAGTCGGCTCCGATGGCCGTCACGTCATATTATGGAATACATCGGAATAAATGGCGCAGTCCTGCAATGAATCTTTTCCTCGAAATCCTTGAGGAGAATGGACACCCGGGCAGGGAGGAACTGCTGCGTTGCGAGGAGGATGCGGATGCAGCCAATCGTCGCTGA